In one window of Nocardia brasiliensis DNA:
- a CDS encoding TetR/AcrR family transcriptional regulator, which translates to MGSDSAVRQPRQRAPHLGPQRRRPQVLDTALAIAVQDGIAAVTMAAIADRMGVTRPVVYACFADRVELIEALIQREESYLIDGVLEILPPRDVDAGETVFIEGFRALLEKTAARPDAWRLLYGNPDPAVADSFGRGRALAVERCTTLLRPTLRAWGTADAERKLPVLVEQWVSAGEGAVRTLLADQGEWTPQELGAFVGAAVYRALRHA; encoded by the coding sequence ATGGGTAGCGATTCGGCGGTGCGGCAGCCACGCCAGCGGGCGCCGCACCTCGGTCCGCAACGCCGCAGGCCCCAGGTCCTCGACACCGCGCTGGCGATCGCCGTGCAAGACGGCATCGCCGCGGTCACCATGGCCGCCATCGCCGACCGGATGGGCGTGACCCGCCCGGTGGTCTACGCCTGCTTCGCCGATCGCGTCGAGCTGATCGAGGCGCTCATCCAGCGCGAGGAGAGCTACCTGATCGACGGCGTGCTCGAGATCCTGCCGCCGCGCGACGTGGACGCCGGTGAGACCGTCTTCATCGAAGGCTTCCGCGCCCTGCTGGAGAAGACCGCGGCCCGACCGGACGCGTGGCGGCTGCTCTACGGCAATCCCGATCCCGCCGTTGCGGATTCGTTCGGCCGCGGGCGCGCGCTCGCGGTCGAGCGCTGCACCACGTTGCTGCGCCCGACGCTGCGCGCCTGGGGCACCGCGGACGCCGAACGCAAGCTGCCGGTCCTGGTCGAGCAGTGGGTCTCCGCTGGCGAGGGCGCGGTCCGCACCCTGCTCGCCGACCAGGGCGAATGGACGCCGCAGGAACTCGGCGCGTTCGTCGGCGCCGCGGTGTATCGCGCGCTGCGGCACGCGTAA
- a CDS encoding oxygenase MpaB family protein yields MSMPATRPHFDAPARTIREVDYGFFGPDSPTWKVWTNATAVIGFQRSVVLEHFDPALTAAVADVKGIYTDPRGRLDHTFAYFLIAAVADSRMAIEASEHLMQVHAQATGIEPITGKRYSANNPESQLWIHVTGWHSVLKCYEVYGPGPLTPAEEQRYWAECVIAAELQTCKLSDVPRSRAEVREYFAAVRPRLCTSERAHEGMHYLLHTPRDRGFKLWAGSRLVAPAAIATLPRWMRTTGGFDHPSVVDWGYRLPVRAAIKALSNERAKQAVLGNFLGPMTSRLYAEHLAAGTPTTPTTVTPEQARARYGHINRAHTTAG; encoded by the coding sequence ATGAGCATGCCCGCTACCCGCCCGCACTTCGACGCACCGGCGCGGACCATCCGCGAGGTCGACTACGGCTTCTTCGGACCCGACTCGCCGACCTGGAAGGTGTGGACCAACGCCACCGCCGTGATCGGTTTCCAGCGCTCGGTCGTGCTCGAGCATTTCGATCCCGCGCTCACCGCCGCGGTCGCCGACGTCAAGGGCATCTACACCGACCCGCGCGGTCGGCTCGACCACACCTTCGCCTACTTCCTGATCGCGGCCGTCGCCGACAGCCGCATGGCGATCGAGGCCTCCGAGCACCTGATGCAGGTGCACGCGCAGGCCACCGGCATCGAGCCGATCACCGGAAAGCGGTACAGCGCAAACAATCCCGAATCGCAGCTGTGGATCCATGTCACCGGCTGGCATTCGGTGCTCAAGTGCTACGAGGTGTACGGTCCTGGCCCGCTCACGCCCGCCGAGGAGCAGCGCTACTGGGCCGAATGCGTGATCGCGGCCGAACTGCAGACGTGCAAGCTCTCCGACGTGCCACGCTCACGCGCCGAGGTGCGCGAGTACTTCGCCGCGGTGCGCCCGCGACTGTGCACCTCCGAGCGCGCCCACGAGGGCATGCACTACCTGCTGCACACCCCGCGCGACCGCGGCTTCAAGCTCTGGGCGGGCAGCCGCCTGGTCGCCCCCGCCGCGATCGCCACCCTGCCCCGCTGGATGCGCACCACCGGCGGTTTCGACCACCCCTCGGTCGTCGACTGGGGCTACCGCCTCCCCGTGCGCGCCGCCATCAAGGCCCTGAGCAACGAGAGGGCCAAACAGGCCGTGCTCGGAAACTTCCTGGGCCCCATGACCTCCCGCCTCTACGCCGAACACCTCGCCGCGGGCACCCCAACCACCCCCACCACCGTCACCCCCGAACAGGCCCGAGCCCGCTACGGCCACATCAACCGCGCCCACACCACCGCAGGCTGA
- a CDS encoding acyl-CoA dehydrogenase family protein, with translation MTATLFNPKTCEFAEFDPTTRRLLRATVDWFEGRGKAVLKQEDRDRVWYSEFLDFVKREGIFATLLTPAAEAGGDPDKRWDTGRIAMMSKILGFYSMQYWYVWQVTILGLGPIWQSDNAKAKRRAAALLDSGEIFAFGLSEKEHGADVYSTDMIVQPQPAGGFLATGAKHYIGNGNQAALVSVFGRRSDKPIIDSSKALQAKPTDADYEGYLFFLADSKHENYHLRGNVVDGQMYVAAFDLENYPVAEDDILHRGEAAFHAAMNTVNVGKFNLGFGAVGACEHAYYEAITHAENRILFGHRVTEFPQVQALMTDSYARLIAMKLYSERAIDYLRSASPQDRRYLLFNAIEKMTVTRQGQRIIEDLADVIAARGFEKDMYFPMAMLGLFGLPRLEGTVHVNMALSLKFMANYMFHPADAGLAALRLLPGAGAAPRGAVRAVSGALSWSSRKVAPRAGAAVPRLRAEFAGAAYAPVPTRRDGADDAFLFRQGPSSGLGRIRFADWRPVFEKFAHIPNVAVFLEQALAFQALLAAAEPTAAQQRDVDFLFAIGELFTTLPYAQLILEQAAIEGTDADVLDQIFDNFVREFAKHALTLHTKPSATKAQQTRALDLIRRPVADRARFERVFAQARSLSGTYEMNP, from the coding sequence ATGACCGCGACCCTGTTCAACCCGAAGACCTGCGAGTTCGCCGAGTTCGACCCGACGACCAGGCGACTGCTGCGCGCGACCGTCGACTGGTTCGAAGGCCGCGGCAAGGCGGTGCTCAAGCAGGAGGACCGGGACCGGGTCTGGTACAGCGAGTTCCTCGACTTCGTGAAGCGCGAGGGCATCTTCGCGACCTTGCTCACGCCGGCGGCCGAGGCGGGCGGCGACCCGGACAAGCGTTGGGACACCGGGCGCATCGCGATGATGAGCAAGATCCTCGGCTTCTACTCCATGCAGTACTGGTACGTGTGGCAGGTCACCATCCTCGGGCTCGGCCCGATCTGGCAGAGCGACAACGCGAAGGCCAAGCGGCGCGCCGCCGCGCTGCTGGATTCCGGTGAGATCTTCGCGTTCGGCCTCTCCGAGAAGGAGCACGGTGCCGACGTCTACTCCACCGACATGATCGTGCAGCCCCAGCCCGCGGGCGGGTTCCTGGCCACCGGCGCCAAGCACTACATCGGCAACGGCAACCAGGCCGCGCTGGTCTCGGTGTTCGGGCGGCGCTCGGACAAGCCGATCATCGACAGCTCGAAAGCGTTGCAGGCCAAGCCCACCGACGCCGACTATGAGGGCTACCTCTTCTTCCTCGCCGACAGTAAGCACGAGAACTACCACTTGCGCGGCAATGTGGTGGACGGCCAGATGTACGTGGCGGCGTTCGATCTCGAGAACTACCCGGTCGCCGAGGACGACATCCTGCACCGCGGTGAGGCGGCCTTCCATGCGGCGATGAACACCGTGAACGTCGGCAAGTTCAACCTCGGCTTCGGTGCCGTCGGCGCGTGCGAGCACGCCTACTACGAGGCCATCACCCACGCCGAGAACCGAATCCTGTTCGGGCACAGGGTGACCGAGTTCCCGCAGGTGCAGGCGCTGATGACCGACTCGTACGCGCGCCTGATCGCGATGAAGCTCTACAGCGAACGGGCCATCGACTATCTGCGCTCGGCCTCTCCGCAGGACCGGCGCTACCTGCTGTTCAACGCGATCGAGAAGATGACGGTGACCCGGCAGGGGCAGCGGATCATCGAGGACCTCGCGGACGTGATCGCGGCACGCGGCTTCGAGAAGGACATGTACTTCCCGATGGCGATGCTCGGGCTCTTCGGCCTGCCGCGGCTGGAGGGCACGGTGCACGTGAACATGGCGCTGTCGCTGAAGTTCATGGCCAACTACATGTTCCATCCGGCCGACGCGGGCCTGGCCGCGCTGCGCCTGCTGCCCGGCGCGGGTGCCGCGCCGCGGGGCGCGGTGCGTGCGGTCTCCGGCGCGTTGAGCTGGTCCAGCCGTAAGGTGGCGCCGCGGGCGGGAGCCGCGGTGCCGCGGTTGCGCGCCGAATTCGCCGGTGCCGCTTACGCTCCCGTGCCCACCCGGCGCGACGGGGCCGACGACGCGTTCCTGTTCCGGCAGGGGCCGAGTAGTGGTCTCGGCCGGATCCGGTTCGCGGACTGGCGGCCGGTCTTCGAAAAGTTCGCCCATATCCCGAATGTCGCGGTATTCCTGGAGCAGGCGCTGGCCTTCCAGGCCCTGCTCGCCGCGGCGGAGCCGACCGCGGCGCAGCAGCGCGATGTGGACTTCCTGTTCGCGATCGGTGAGCTGTTCACCACGCTGCCCTACGCGCAGCTGATCCTGGAGCAGGCGGCGATCGAGGGCACCGACGCGGACGTGCTCGACCAGATCTTCGACAACTTCGTGCGCGAGTTCGCCAAGCACGCGCTGACCCTGCACACCAAGCCATCGGCTACCAAGGCGCAACAGACCCGCGCTTTGGATCTGATCCGGCGTCCTGTCGCCGATCGCGCCCGCTTCGAGCGGGTGTTCGCGCAGGCCAGGTCGCTGTCGGGGACCTACGAAATGAACCCATAA